A region of the Mycobacteriales bacterium genome:
GTGTCGTGCGCTTCAGGAAGTCGTCAGAGTTGTCGAAGCGGTCGGCGGCCCTGACCCACGGCGGGCTGTAGACGTAGTGCGCGGTGTAGCGGTCCCGGTCGCCGTCGTGCCGGAACGTGCGGTGCCACACCCCGTTGTGGAAGAGGAGCACGGAGCCCGCCGTCGCACAGATGACGTGCCCGATCGGCGTATCACCCTTCTGTTGGCGGATCTCCTCCGGAAGCGCGACCTGGCTGCGGTGGCTTCCCGGGATGAGCTCCATGTTGCCCATGCCGGGCTCGGTCTGATCGGTGAGCAGGAACGACGCCCGCAGCTGGATGAGCGGCACCGGGTAGCCGACCTGGTTGAAGTTGTAGGCGCTCGACCCGTCCTGGTGCCACCCGCCGACGCCCGCGTGCGCCGGCTGCATCGTGTTCCAACTGGCCTGCAGCAGGAAGCGGTCGCCGTACAGTCCGCGCACCTTGGGCAGGACGGCAGGGTGGTCGATGAGGCGCTCCAGGCTCGGCTCTGTCTCGTAGCCCCGTCCCAGCTGGCCGAATGCGCGGTCGCGATCCTTGTGCAGCCGCTCGGACGCCTCGTAGCACTCCGCCGCCTCGTCGGCGGAGAGTACGCCGGGGATCACGAAGTACCCCCAGGATTCGAAGACGAACTTGTCGAGCTCGGTGAACGGTCCGGGTGTGACCTGGGGGTTCAGCATCAGTGCTCCTGCTCGGTGTGCGCGATGTGTGCGGTGTCAGTCGGCGAAGGTCGCGAGCGGCAGACCGATCTGCCGGCCGCTCGCCATCGACGCCAGTCCCGCGTCCAGTATCTCCTGGGTGTCCCGGGCCAGCTGCGGCGAGACCATCCCCTCGAACGGCTCGTCGTTCAGGAGCGAGTAGGTGAAGTAGTCGGGTCCGGACGCGTAGTGCGCGGGCAGCGGCTCCGCCACGATCGTCTGCGCCTCTGTGGACACCCGCTCGCCGGACGTCCCCCTGTTGGCCACGCTGACCTCGTCGGGGCCGGTGAGCGCGATCGCGCCGTCCTCGCCGTAGATCACGGTCGGCATGCGTACGGGCACGGCCGGCTGAGTCCAGCTGCCCTCCACCACTGTGTGCCCGCGCGGATAGCCGAGGATCATCGTTCCGGTGTCTTCGACGGTGAAGAAGTCCTTGGAGTACCGTCCGCCGTGCGCGACGACATGGCTGGGTTGCCCCATGAACCACCTCGACATCGCGGCGCCGTAGGAGCAGAAGTCCACGGCGGCGCCTCCGCCGTTGGTCTCCCGGTCGATGAGCCAGCCCCAGCCGACCCGGCTGATCGGGCCGCGTGAGGCGAAGTCCTGCGGGGGACCGCCGTGACCGGCGCGGTGATAGATCCCGAGCACCCGTCCGATCTCGCCCCGGTCGACCAGCTTCTTGGCGGTGTGGATGCCGCCCCGCCAGTTGGTCGGCCAGTTCACCATCAGCCGAACGCCGTGGCGGGCCGCCGTCGTCGCCATCTGCTCGGCGAGCGCCACGTCGGCCGCCATGGGCTTCTCCTTCATGACGTGGACGCCGCGCACGGCCGCGTCGGCGACGACCTCGGCGGCCCGCCGGTTGTCGGCGCACGTCACGATCGCCTCAGGTCGTGCCTTGTCGTAGAGCTCGTCCGACGTGCTGAAGGCGGCGACGTCCGGATATTCCTTCATGAAGAACTCGCGCAGTTCCTGGTCGGCTATCGAGATGCCGGCGACCTCGGTGGTCGGGCTCTTCAGCGCCGATTCGAGCAGACCTTTGAAGTGCAGGTGCTCACCGCCGACGAAGGCGAGGCGGATTCGACGGGATGATGTGGCCATGCTCAGGGTTCTCCTCACGGATCGGTCGGACGAGGGTTGCTATGCGGCGCTGATGCCGCTGCCGGCTCGCTCGCGGGACAGGTCGACGGGCTGGCCGCTGTCGGCCGACCGGTAGACCGCGTCGACGAGTGCGAGCGCATCGCGCCCGTCGGCCCCGGTGAGCTGCAGGGGCTGATCGTCGAGTACGGCGTCGACGAGGTGTGCCAGCTTCCGGTAGTGGAGCTCGCTCAGATGCGGCTCGACGGTGGTGATGTGCCGCCACCCGCGCACGTGCGCCGGCTCGCCGAAGGTGTTGCTGAAGACGTGGATCCCCGGCGACTCGCGGCGGGTCAGGATCGACCCCTCGGAACCGTCGATGGACATGGAGTGGTGACCGGCCGCCACCGCCCATGCGGCGTACCAGGAACCCATCGCGCCGCTGCGGAACCGCATGGTCGCCATGACGGTGTCCTCGACGTCGACGTCGGTAAGCAGCTCGTCGCCGACCTGGACGTCCGGCCGGAAGATGGCGCTGGTGGCATAGACGCTCTCGACCGGGCCCATCAGCCACAGGATCGTGTGCGCCGTGTAGATCCCCCAGTCCATGAGTACGCCGCCGCCGGCGAGTTCCTTCTTCAGGAACCACGGCACGCGGTGGGCGGACGGCCCGAGGCCGACCTGCGTCATGCCCATCGGGCGCCCGACGACACCCTCGTCGATCAGCCGCCGGACGAGCGGGAGGCCGGTGCCGAACCGGTGCTGGTAACCCATCGCGAACTTCACGCCGGCCTGCTCGGCCGCGTCGACCATGGCGTCGGCCTCGGCGAGCGTCGGGGCGATCGGCTTCTCGCACAGGATGTGCTTGCCCGCCTTCGCCGCGGCGATGACCGGCTCGGCATGCGCCGTCGGCCAGGTGGTCACGGTGACCGCTTCGACCTTGGGGTCGTCGAGGAGTTCCTGGTAGCTGCCGTAGGAGTGCGCGATGTCGAAATCGTCGGCGGCCTGCTTGGCCTTCGCCGGGTCGATGTCGGCGACGGCCACGAGGTCGACTCGGGGATTCCGTTTGAGGTTGGGCAGATGGGCGAAGCGCGAAATGCCGCCGGCACCGATGACGCCTACCCCTAGGGTGCGCTCGGTCATGTCGAGTTCCTCCTCTGTGGCCCGGGGGGCCCCGGGCAGCTTGAGAAGAAACTTACGGACCTACGATCGCTGAATCTTCCGGGATCTTGACGTTATCCGCCGGAACCGGCCGCGTCGGGGAGCAGATACTCATCGGCGTCGCGCTGCCCGGCCTGGAAGGCGTCACTGACCTCGGCCGGCCCGAGCGTCCTGCCGATCGCGCTGCCGGCCGCGGTCTGCTCCAGCAGGCGGTGCACGAGCAGTTTCGAGGCCCGCTCCTCGGCGGCACCGATGGCGCGGCTTTCAGTCCGGCGGGCGGCGGCGTGCGTGGCGAGCGGGTGGGTGTAGTAGCGCGACAGCAAAGCATCGGCGGCCCGTGAGACCGCGAACCCCCGCGCCGCTCCGATGACGACCCCGACGTCGGGGCCCGGGATCATGCCGACGGCGATCTGGGCCAGGTGGAGCCACACCGTCCGGTTGCGCAGGCGGGCCTGCTCGTCGATGTCGGCACGTCGCGCTGCATCGGTCAGCGCCATCTGGTGCAGTGCCGACAGCCGGCCGTAGTTCTTGGCGAGCGGCCGGGCCGGGCCGGCCCGGCCGTCGCCGCGGACCGCGGTGAGCAGCGCCTGGGCGTAGCCGAACTGGTGGGCGAAGAGGGTCGCCGTACCGCGCTCGGCGTGCATCGTGACGAAGAGTGCCCGGGCGAGAGCGATCCGGTCGAAGCGGGGGTGCGGGCCTGCGCCGAGCCGCGGCGGTGCCTCGTCGATCTCGGTGCCCGCATCGATCGAGCGGTCGATCAGCCCTTGGTTGACGTCGTCGATGTAGTGACCGAGCAGCCGCCCGAGGCCGGGCGAGACGCCGACCGGCATCGACCGGTAGGAGGCGCCGACAGCGGCCACCGTGGTCTCGGCGATGCGGCTGGCGGTCGCGTCGTGTGCGGCGTAGGTCGCAGCCAGAGCGGTGCCGAGGGCCGCGCCGCCGTCGTCGGGCCAGGCGCGGGCGAGCAGATGGGCGACGATCCCGGGTCGCCCGAGCACCCGCCGGGCCGCCGTGCCGTCGGTCGACAGGGCGTGGAGCGCGCCCGCGACCGGGTCGTCGCGGGGCTGCTGGATGCTGTAGCCGTGGTCGCCGTCGGCGGCCAGCATCGCCGGGACGATGGTCTCGAGCGCCGCGCTGCCGTAGCGACCGTGCCGGAGCGCGAGTCCGAGGCCCATCCGCAGCGCGTGCTGGTCGGGCCGGTCGATGCCCTCCAGCAGGCCGCCGAGCCAGCCCGGCGGCAGGGCGGCGGGATCGCGGCCGGCCGCCGCGAGCGCCGAGCCGAGGAAACCGAAGACGCGGTCGAGTGTCGACTGCTCGCGGGCGTCGTAGACCTCGGGGACGTCCGACGTGAGCAAGGCACGAAAACCGGCCGGACCGAGCGTGGCGAGCAGCGTCGTGGCGAAGACCGGGTCGTCGGCCCGGTCCTGGTACGCCGACATGACGGCCGCGCGTTGCTCGGGCCGCAGGCGCGGCCGCCGGTCGGGGTCGAGTCGGCGCGCGGCCTGGACCGCCTCCGCGGCGGCGGTGCCGGCCGCCCATGCCGGGAGCCGGGCGACCGCCAGGCGGTCGATGGTCGCCGACGTGATCGCGACCGGCGCAGTGATGCCCAGGCGGCCCAGCGTCTCGCGCAGCGCGAACGCCGTCCGGGACGCGGCGGTCGCGAGGTCCACGTCGACCCAGCGGCGCCGGCTGTGCAGGCCCGCGATCGTCGCGGTGTCACCGTCGAGGAGCGCGGCGGCGTAGCACCGGCGGAGCAGGCGTACCTCGGCGCGGGCGTGCAGGACGGCGCGGCGGTAGCCGAGTAGCGCGCCGCCGGCGGTGAGCAGCGCATCACCGGCCTCGTCGGCGAGCGCGCCGAGCCCGGCCAGCTCGGCCAGGGCGGCGCGGCCGTCGCTGCTGTCCCAGCCCGGGTCGGGTGCGGCTGCGGCGAGGTGGAGCACACGCGCGGGTTCGGCGATGTCGGATCCGGCGGCAGCGGCCGCCGCGGCGATCATCGCGACGACGTCCGGGTCGTCAGGTGGATAGGGGAAGGCGGCGGTCGCCGCCGCATCGTCGGCCACGACTCGTCACTCAGGCCGGGGTCCGGCCGCCGGACCTGGCCAGGGCTGTGGTCAGGGCACCCTCTTGCGCCTCCCAGGCGTCGGCCGCCGCGAGGACGGCCAGCCCGCAGCGGGCCGTGTCGTCCGCGACGATCGCGAGCAGCCGGGACCAGCCGATGCGGAAGTCGGCCAGCGCCGGACCGACCGGCGTGAACGTCGAGAGTTCCGCCAGACCGCGCACGGCGCGGGCCGACGACGCCGCCGTTTGCGCGCACCGGGAGACCGAGCCGCCGAGGGCACGCAGGTGATCCGGTAGGACACGGATGGTTGGGTGATCGGACATGGCGCGCCTCCCGGACGAACGCCACGACGCTAAGCGAGCCGCCCGGGTGCCGGGGTCGCGTCCACAGGACCATCACAGGATCGCCCGGCTGTGGATGTCGACACGGCCGTCCCCACCAGAAGATCAAGAGGGGATCGAGGTGCAAAACGCCGTACGAATCCCCTCTTGATCATGCGGTTGCGGGAAGGAATGGTGCGGCTCAAACACCGTCGGGAGAGCGTCGCGAAATTGCGGATGGTCCGGCCGGGAGCCACGGGTGCTGGGAGTCGAAAAGATCGGCCCACGGTTTACAGACCAACACCCCGCCTTGACGTTGCATCCAGCG
Encoded here:
- a CDS encoding phytanoyl-CoA dioxygenase family protein, giving the protein MLNPQVTPGPFTELDKFVFESWGYFVIPGVLSADEAAECYEASERLHKDRDRAFGQLGRGYETEPSLERLIDHPAVLPKVRGLYGDRFLLQASWNTMQPAHAGVGGWHQDGSSAYNFNQVGYPVPLIQLRASFLLTDQTEPGMGNMELIPGSHRSQVALPEEIRQQKGDTPIGHVICATAGSVLLFHNGVWHRTFRHDGDRDRYTAHYVYSPPWVRAADRFDNSDDFLKRTTPMRRALMGPFDRPDAPFGASYEPLPFG
- a CDS encoding Gfo/Idh/MocA family oxidoreductase, whose translation is MATSSRRIRLAFVGGEHLHFKGLLESALKSPTTEVAGISIADQELREFFMKEYPDVAAFSTSDELYDKARPEAIVTCADNRRAAEVVADAAVRGVHVMKEKPMAADVALAEQMATTAARHGVRLMVNWPTNWRGGIHTAKKLVDRGEIGRVLGIYHRAGHGGPPQDFASRGPISRVGWGWLIDRETNGGGAAVDFCSYGAAMSRWFMGQPSHVVAHGGRYSKDFFTVEDTGTMILGYPRGHTVVEGSWTQPAVPVRMPTVIYGEDGAIALTGPDEVSVANRGTSGERVSTEAQTIVAEPLPAHYASGPDYFTYSLLNDEPFEGMVSPQLARDTQEILDAGLASMASGRQIGLPLATFAD
- a CDS encoding Gfo/Idh/MocA family oxidoreductase — translated: MTERTLGVGVIGAGGISRFAHLPNLKRNPRVDLVAVADIDPAKAKQAADDFDIAHSYGSYQELLDDPKVEAVTVTTWPTAHAEPVIAAAKAGKHILCEKPIAPTLAEADAMVDAAEQAGVKFAMGYQHRFGTGLPLVRRLIDEGVVGRPMGMTQVGLGPSAHRVPWFLKKELAGGGVLMDWGIYTAHTILWLMGPVESVYATSAIFRPDVQVGDELLTDVDVEDTVMATMRFRSGAMGSWYAAWAVAAGHHSMSIDGSEGSILTRRESPGIHVFSNTFGEPAHVRGWRHITTVEPHLSELHYRKLAHLVDAVLDDQPLQLTGADGRDALALVDAVYRSADSGQPVDLSRERAGSGISAA